The Theileria annulata chromosome 3, complete sequence, *** SEQUENCING IN PROGRESS *** genome has a segment encoding these proteins:
- a CDS encoding uncharacterized protein (note;~Tap-24g11.q1c.C.cand.225 - score = 69.25;~0506. Phat adopted as slightly better fasta results) produces MTIEIAAPKLTTNTINTMDIKDINTVMDISEENLNEIAAVTNFGESDTFSNTNGNMVNKDIMDTNNTKDINTKESGTTNSTEGTSTKGTTNTSTGNGTAGPVTVTEKLVSEVYIYLLQMKLLNTLDLIRSVCRPWGVPPNGNDYVYHFDNISKTNSLIILQHYEDIFHPIYKKFNSPVTVTGTTESTTEENSTNKTAANSNGVTTKSVTTMGKGANSMGTKCTSTNGTLATDGRGPHTVTENPKLLWTRIEDVDYFKIIYKLECIRYNHPFNSLTYENILRYTINKLSVTSDTVLGQAGTGTKVNSIGTKVNSNSSKDIGAVGASTVTKNINILDSLINMNENIKEQICSFCGNIFLTKCQYCIYSLSPINHIINSVTVTGTTESNGPEDSSEENSTTKIAAVTTPGKGANSMGMECTSEENLNEIAVVTNSRESSNNSVDVKGIKNTEDTNFKETPFGDKEDPFEDAVGASTVTEDEYPYINKNNNYYILTNGIDNNDLNDELNLYKDDISNSFQISPVTVTGPTGKGANSTATECTSANTNTTTLTTTNTTNTLTTNTLNANTTTVVPTTVTDEDTTTDTTYNTSDTSNNTSTDGTGTTIIGTNTSGTEENSLGGPDTVTEDTVTDTVTENYILDENIFSIISDEEVDTDEIDERYFGKNQDIEKIILSVLNRRINNTRKYGYQKEDEVNNCLLSLYKTVQPNHTRRTRPRQSSLILTKFNPYEFNKLTPYDFNKISTHDFTKLSNYYHVDINTVLAPTSTNYGIGLPGVTTLSNRINGIDRIGIDNRLNGGLDRFGFDRFTNTTNGVGVSTVGGGGVAGRGPDTVTEDIYRNNEKYSYMENKYSYMENKYSFMENYLEYDKAKYGKYDKYGKYSDKYGKYSDKYSKYGRYGKYGNTKGSPFGVSSNTNGNSGIGSSGIGSRGTDTVTGKKRRYNKDIEYTLIRNRKRRRLENYNINVEKDVKISSHVVSASVSYDKRQQRFMAQWKTKEGTKHSKSFYAKRYATPIMARKHAELYKMYILQHKVSNSNELIEPTFEQLSANNFKDLDNINDNNTNKDTNNTTKGKGANTKETPLGADGTIGASTVTEGKGANSMVTECTSEKIPNEIAVVTKTGESSTFTKDTTSSDTNTINNIKEDPFEDAVGPHTVTVKLCVF; encoded by the exons atgacAATTGAaattgctgcacctaaattaactactaatactattaatactatGGATATTAAGGATATTAATACAGTAATGGATATTAGTGAAGAAAATCtgaatgaaattgctgCTGTAACTAATTTTGGGGAGTCGGATACTTTTAGTAATACTAATGGTAATATGGTTAATAAGGATATTATggatactaataatactaaggatattaatactaaggaGTCAGGTACTACTAACAGTACTGAGGgtactagtactaagggtactactaataccaGTACTGGAAATGGTACTGCtggaccagtcaccgtaacggagaAACTAGTATCAgaagtatatatatatttattacaaatgaaattattgaatacATTAGATTTAATACGTTCAGTATGTAGACCATGGGGTGTACCACCAAATGGTAATGATTATGTATATcattttgataatatatcaaaaactaattcattaattatattacaacATTATGAAGATATTTTTCATccaatttataaaaaatttaattctcccgttacggtgactggtacTACAGAAAGTACTACTGAAGAAAATTCCACCAATAAAACTGCTGCTAATAGTAATGGAGTTACTACTAAAAGTGTAActactatgggaaagggagctaattctatgggtaCCAAGTGTACTAGTACTAATGGTACTTTGGCTACTGATGGCCGTGGACCtcacaccgtaacggagaatccaaaattattatggaCAAGAATAGAAGATGtagattattttaaaataatatataaattagaatgTATACGTTATAATCATccatttaattcattaacatatgaaaatatattaagatatactataaataaGTTATCCGTTACCTCCGatacggtgcttggtcaagcggGTACAGGTACTAAGGTTAATAGTATAGGTACTAAGGttaatagtaatagtagtaaGGATATTGGAGctgttggagcaagcaccgtaacgaagaatataaatatattggatagtttaattaatatgaatgaaaatataaaggAACAAATTTGTAGTTTTTGTGgtaatatttttctaaCAAAATGTCaatattgtatttattcattatcaccaattaatcatattattaattccgttacggtgactggtacTACGGAAAGTAATGGACCTGAAGATAGTAGTGAAGAAAATTCTACTACCAAAATTGCTGCTGTAACTActcctggaaagggagctaattctatgggtatggagtgtactagtgaggaaaatttgaatgaaattgctgttgtaactaaTTCTAGGGAGTCAAGTAATAATAGTGTGGATgttaagggtattaagAATACTGAGGATACTAATTTTAAGGAAACCCCTTTCGGGGATAAGGAAGACCCTTTTGAGGATGccgttggagcaagcaccgtaacggaggaTGAATATccatatataaataagaataataattattatatattaacaaatggaatagataataatgatttaaatgatgaattaaatttatataaagaTGATATTAGTAATTCTTTTCAAATTTCTCCCGTaacggtgactggtccaacgggaaagggagctaattctacagccACCGAGTGTACTAGTgctaatactaatactactaccttaactactaccaatactactaataccttaactactaatacccttaatgctaatactactactgtAGTACCTACTACTGTTACTGATGAAGATACTACTACTGATACTACTTATAATACAAGTGATACTAGTAATAATACTAGTACAGATGGTACAGGTACAACTATTATTGGTACAAATACTAGTGGTACAGAGGAAAATTCTCTTGGTGGAcctgacaccgtaacggaagacACTGTAACGGACACTGTAACGgagaattatatattagatgagaatatattttcaataataaGTGATGAAGAAGTTGATACAGATGAAATTGATGAACGTTATTTTGGTAAAAATCAAgatattgaaaaaattatacttTCTGTATTAAATCGTCgaattaataatacaag aaaatatGGATATCaaaaagaagatgaagtaaataattgtttattatcattatataaaacAGTACAACCAAATCATACACGTCGTACAAGACCACGTCAATCATCATTGATATTGACCAAATTCAATCcatatgaatttaataaattaacacCATATGATTTCAATAAAATCAGTACACATGATTTCACTAAATTATCCAATTATTATCATGTAGATATCAatacggtgcttgctccaacaaGTACTAATTATGGAATAGGATTACCAGGTGTTACAACATTAAGTAATAGAATTAATGGAATAGATAGAATTGGAATAGATAATAGATTGAATGGAGGATTAGATAGATTTGGATTTGATAGATTTACCAATACTACTAATGGAGTAGGAGTTAGTACTGTTGGTGGTGGTGGAGTGGCAGGCCGTGGAccagacaccgtaacggaagatATCTATagaaataatgaaaaatattcttatatggaaaataaatattcatatatggaaaataaatattcatttatggaaaattatttagaataTGATAAAGCAAAGTATGGGAAATATGACAAGTATGGTAAGTATAGTGATAAGTATGGAAAGTATAGTGATAAATATAGTAAATATGGGAGATATGGTAAATATGGTAATACTAAAGGTAGTCCTTTTGGGGTTAGTAGTAATACTAATGGTAATAGTGGTATTGGTAGTAGTGGTATTGGTAGCCGTGGTActgacaccgtaacgggaaaaaaaagaagatataataaagatatagaatatacattaataagaaatagaaaaagaagaagattagagaattataatataaatgtggAAAAAGATGTGAAGATAAGTAGTCATGTAGTATCAGCAAGTGTAAGTTATGATAAAAGACAACAACGTTTTATGGCACAATGGAAAACCAAAGAAGGTACAAAACATTCCAAATCATTTTATGCTAAACGTTATGCTACACCAATTATGGCTAGAAAACATGctgaattatataaaatgtatatattacaacATAAAGTTTCCAATTCCAATGAACTCATTGAACCTACTTTTGAACAATTATCTgctaataattttaaagatttagataatattaat gataataatactaataaggatactaataatactactaagggaaagggagctaatactaaggaaaCCCCTTTAGGGGCTGATGGTACcattggagcaagcaccgtaactgagggaaagggagctaattctatggttACAGAGTGTACTAGTGAGAAAATTcctaatgaaattgctgttgtaactaaAACTGGGGAGTCGAGTACTTttactaaggatactacGAGTAGtgatactaatactattaataatattaaggAAGACCCTTTTGAGGATGCTGTGGGACCTCACACCGTAACGGTAAAATTGtgtgttttttaa
- a CDS encoding uncharacterized protein (note;~Tap-24g11.q1c.cand.17 - score = 14.96) — MIDIELCNNVIIKEFNPENVLYRGEAFIGGPAGQLLQGIIDLYDNEGYHIKNSLNYLIPTLHYQSNEFNTNKYNEFNTNKSTTNGITNEINDDLNGNINLIKNSDGSLTVSLLKNNIAAPKVATGTTEENVSTKIAANVATGSTEENNSTKIAAVIAAPKVVTTKGGSGTKVSSTNNNTISTKDSTVVLKLRYGGKFYYPNCCCNCCT; from the exons atgattGATATAGAATTATGtaataatgtaataataaaagaatttaatCCAGAAAATGTACTTTATAGAGGTGAAGCATTTATAGGTGGACCAGCAGGTCAATTATTACAA GGTATAATAGATTTATATGATAATGAAGGATATcatataaaaaattcattaaattatttaataccaACATTACATTATCAATCCAATGAATTCAATACCAATAAATACAATGAATTCAATACCAACAAATCAACTACTAATGGAATTactaatgaaattaatgatgATTTGAAtggaaatattaatttaattaaaaattctGATGGTTCATTAACTGTATCATTACTTA aaaataatattgctgcacctaaagTAGCTACTGGTACTACTGAAGAAAATGTTAGTACTAAAATTGCTGCTAATGTAGCTACTGGTAGtactgaagaaaataatagtactaaAATTGCTGCTGTtattgctgcacctaaagTAGTTACTACTAAGGGAGGTTCAGGTACTAAGGTTAGtagtactaataataatactattagtactaaggatagtaCAGTTGTACTAAagctccgttacggtggAAAATTCTACTATCCAAATTGCTGCTGTaattgctgcacctaa
- a CDS encoding RhoGAP protein, putative (note;~Tap-24g11.q1c.cand.19 - score = 8.55), with the protein MSSLSYNVSGVLYDSDSESIEYNGLTYDDLLHSNFNDTTFNENYLARYIGKGPNMERILLIIPSVSSKVNLNYDDSLRFIIKILDEHLDRKYSLVICQTCISWTDSNSYFFVNQWYNMLPRYKKKNLVKVYLIHSLMMTKTFLTLSNPFKSSKALDKVEVFDTLSDVLHKLELNKRNMLRNFPYIVQRAEEINLGIQRPISPFGTDLWILSARLGIRYKEFHHIPSILCYVLQYLESKEYVTTQNLLHLQMDSTRLYEVVTKVEELGENYEFLSVEEVVLVFRLILGTQRCGLFGEAHTQFASLIVNKSTFEEAQEELKRQVKSLKSELFECILCIIKTLRVIVRNSNRNGMNLKIISKTMAPFFFRPLKPDVYIYKLLQLYEGLLSSMIEKPGLYFDKDPQTKLVKQEHTNTESTKESTRETKESTRETREGKSKESKSRETSRESKSRDVSRESKRETTRESKSREVSRETTREKGSRLIEDKSPRNDSINLSDTHSN; encoded by the exons ATGAGTTCATTATCATATAATGTTTCTGGAGTACTTTATGATTCTGATTCTGAATCTATAGAATATAATGGACTTACATATGATGATTTATTACATTCTAATTTCAATGATACAAc ATTTAATGAGAATTATTTGGCACGTTATATTGGTAAAGGACCAAATATGGAAcgtatattattaataataccATCAGTATCATCTAAAGTTAATTTGAATTATGATGACTCTTTaagatttattattaaaattcttgATGAACATCTTGATCGGAAATATTCACTTGTTATTTGTCAAACTTGTATTTCTTGGACTGATTctaattcatatttttttgTTAATCAGT GGTATAATATGTTACCACGTTATAAAAAGAAGAATCTAGTTaaagtatatttaatacattCATTAATGATGACAAAGACATTTTTGACCTTATCAAATCCATTCAAGAGTTCAAAAGCATTAGACAAAGTTGAAGTTTTTGATACATTATCTGATGTATTACATAAACTTGAACTTAATAAACGAAATATGTTACGTAATTTTCCATATATTGTACAAAGAGctgaagaaataaatttaggtATACAACGGCCAATCTCACCATTTGGTACTGATTTATGGATACTATCAGCACGTCTag gTATAAGATATAAAGAATTTCATCATATACCATCGATATTGTGTTATGTATTACAATATTTGGAATCGAAAGAATATGTGACAACACagaatttattacatttacAAATGGATTCGACAAGATTATATGAAGTAGTGACGAAAGTAGAGGAATTGGGTGAGaattatgaatttttatcaGTAGAAGAGGTTGTTTTAGTATTTCGATTAATTTTGGGTACACAAAGATGTGGTTTATTTGGTGAAGCACATACACAATTTGCATCATtaattgttaataaatcaaCATTTGAAGAAGCACAAGAAGAATTAAAACGTCAAGTCAAATCACTTAAAAGTGAATTATTCGAATGTATCTTGTGCATTATTAAAACTTTACGTGTTATTGTACGGAATAGTAATCGAAATggaatgaatttaaaaatcaTTTCTAAAACCATGGCACCTTTCTTTTTTAGACCATTAAAACCTGatgtttatatttataaactttTACAA TTGTATGAAGGATTATTATCAAGTATGATAGAGAAGCCAGGAttatattttgataaaGATCCACAAACTAAACTTGTTAAACAAGAACATACCAATACTGAATCTACCAAAGAATCAACTAGAGAAACTAAAGAATCTACTAGAGAAACTAGAGAAGGTAAATCAAAAGAATCTAAATCACGTGAAACATCAAGAGAATCAAAATCTAGAGATGTCTCTAGGGAATCTAAAAGAGAAACTACTAGAGAATCTAAATCTAGAGAAGTATCTAGAGAAACTACTAGAGAAAAGGGTAGTAGATTAATAGAAGATAAAAGCCCAAGAAATGATTCTATTAATCTTTCTGATACACATTCCAATTAA
- a CDS encoding 4-methyl-5(b-hydroxyethyl)-thiazol monophosphate biosynthesis enzyme, putative (note;~Tap-24g11.q1c.C.cand.224 - score = 6.85), whose product MKLIILIRSSMSAKMDHRVFCVGLSWSFINSLGNSLIVIWKGDGTEDIELITLVDVLRRAGVSVVLASVGDSVNLVLAHGTKLTADDKVVNLTQKTFDLIAVPGGLVGATNCANNVTLIRMLKEQKSNGRLYAAICASPALVFGDCGLLDDKTSAVAFPGFENKLPLVGTGRVHVSNNCGIFRYVTSQGPGTALEFALKLVELLCGVEAKNKLTKSMLLHPSININSLYDLLICMSSNNNRLKMAIKVTEKGTK is encoded by the exons ATGAAgttgataatattgattAGATCAAGTATGAGTGCAAAAATGGATCATAGAGTATTTTGTGTAGGATTATCATGGTCATTTATAAATAGTTTGGGTAATTCATTAATAGTAATATGGaaa GGAGATGGTACAGAAGATATtgaattaataacattagTTGATGTATTAAGAAGAGCCGGAGTTTCAGTAGTATTAGCATCAGTTGGTGATTCTGTTAATTTAGTACTTGCACATGGTACTAAATTAACAGCAGATGATAAAGTTGTTAATCTAACACAAAAAACTTTTGATCTTATTGCTGTACCTGGTGGTCTTGTTGGTGCT ACAAATTGTGCAAATAATGTAACATTAATACGTATGTTAAAAGAACAAAAGAGTAATGGTAGATTATATGCAGCGATTTGTGCTAGTCCAGCATTAGTATTTGGTGATTGTGGATTACTCGATGATAAAACTTCTGCTGTAGCTTTTCCTggatttgaaaataaattaccACTTGTTGGTACTGGACGTGTACATGTTTCTAATAATTGTGGTatcttccgttacg taaCATCACAAGGACCAGGAACAGCATTAGAATTTGCATTGAAGTTGGTAGAATTATTATGTGGAGTTGAAgctaaaaataaattaaccaAATCAATGCTATTACATCCATCCATCAAT attaattcattatatgATTTGTTGATATGTATGagtagtaataataatcgACTGAAGATGGCCATTAAAGTGACTGAAAAGGGTACAAAGTAA
- a CDS encoding uncharacterized protein (note;~Tap-24g11.q1c.cand.22 - score = 34.00) — MNEKIILRRIHLGMNKKITNNELNKLMKKLIIEEKYLSEGLILDIENGFIIIIKCDPISGYLTHDTIIYLESTIQPLQRIHFLFNHTNIFQQFIHNNKNNINKNNIKKEQMDEESVDEESMEEVDKIINRNYYYGPFYITSLKNNINTLINPIINPSITVLGPAATVVPGTSNTNNTTKYTTGPSTVTKGKGANDTFSTMGKGANSTLMECTSEKNINENAVVTKTGESGTFLDSKDTTGNKDITKVSEDTTVGPSTVTEEKITEEIYFYEYDENGNEIIIECNGKGYKFFEKLFNLYLKELLEIPRIFYYGNKHIIGHFNFIISSIIPFNKPGYINPSTEIYFGMDPYEYFDEVIVNPLIDTIPKNYNYDLLKDVKSYFSLNPFKIFRLGDVFTFSGVQFRITHVSKNNTILPNCPKYARINHLTNIIIGEMVKPKVMDLLPIEQVNILRFSAPCYREKLLSQFADNLDPISLDRIQNTINTSNNSINSINSINSSINSINSSRSINSMDSIRTTTSSIRSNVNIDGGSVSSNINTSVTVSGTTESTTDSTVLPGTKDTKGTSSIGTVGKGADAVGPSTVTDVTEDKLCSVCYEIMLKNENIISLRCGHIFHEECVNRWLIDKNSCPYCRTLIINSNHPNDLSNSNDLSNSNDSNDTSNSNDSNDLNNSNDSSNSSHITNITIDRLYYTITRRIIHHSINNTDDDSTQDTNSTQDSIDTDTDTTEDTTEDIDTTTTTTTTDTENNSILEILKNLSKLVLKSDFKLEQSRIFNACQQYLIFLNNNRLNNIQ; from the exons atgaatgaaaaaataatattacgTAGAATTCATTTGGGtatgaataaaaaaataacaaataatgaattgaataaattaatgaagaaattaataatagaagagaaatatttatcagaaggtttaattttagatatagaaaatggttttataataattattaaatgtgATCCTATTTCTGGTTATCTCACACATgatactattatatatctTGAATCTACTATACAACCATTACAACGTATACATTTCTTATTCAATCATACTAATATTTTCCAACAATTCattcataataataaaaataatattaataaaaataatattaagaaaGAACAAATGGATGAAGAAAGTGTGGATGAAGAAAGTATGGAAGAAGtggataaaataataaatagaaattattattatggaccattttatattacatcacttaaaaataatattaatacattaattaatcCAATTATTAATCCCTCCataacggtgcttggtccagCGGCTACAGTTGTACCTGGTACtagtaatactaataatactactaagTATACTActggaccaagcaccgtaactaagggaaagggagctaatgacacttttagtaccatgggaaagggagctaattctacccttatggagtgtactagtgagaaaaatattaatgaaaatgctgttgtaactaaAACTGGGGAGTCGGGTACTTTTTTGGATAGTAAGGATACTACTGGTAATAAGGATATTACTAAGGTCAGTGAGGATACTACcgttggaccaagcaccgtaacggaagaaaaaataacggaagaaatatatttttatgaatatgatgaaaatggtaatgaaataataatagaatGTAATGGAAAAggttataaattttttgaaaaattatttaatttatatttaaaagaattattagaaattccaagaattttctattatggtaataaacatattattggtcatttcaatttcattatttctTCCATTATACCTTTCAATAAACCTGGTTATATTAATCCATCTACT GAAATATATTTTGGTATGGATCCTTATGAATATTTTGATGAAGTAATAGTGAATCCATTAATAGATACGATACCAAAGAATTATAATTATGATTTATTGAAAGATGTGAAATCATATTTCTCATTAAATCCTTTTAAAATCTTTAGATTAGGTGATGTCTTTACCTTTTCTGGTGTACAATTTAGAATTACACATGTCTCcaaaaataatacaataCTACCCAATTGCCCCAAATATGCCAGAATTAATCATCtcacaaatattattattggag AAATGGTGAAACCAAAAGTAATGGATTTATTACCGATAGAACAAGTGAATATATTAAGATTTAGTGCACCATGTTATAGAGAAAAATTACTCTCACAATTTGCTGATAATCTTGATCCTATTTCACTTGATCGTATTCAAAATACTATTAACACTAGTAacaatagtattaatagtattaacagtattaacagtagtattaatagtattaacaGTAGTAGGAGTATCAACAGTATGGATAGTATTAGGACTACCACCAGTAGTATTAGGagtaatgttaatattgaTGGTGGTAGTGttagtagtaatattaatacttccgttacggtgtcaggTACAACAGAAAGTACTACTGATAGTACAGTTTTACctggtactaaggatactaaggGTACTAGTAGTATAGGTACTGTTGGTAAGGGAGCTGATGCCGTaggaccaagcaccgtaacggacGTAACGGAAGATAAATTATGTAGTGTATGTTATgaaataatgttaaaaaatgaaaatataataagtTTAAGATGTGGACATATATTTCATGAAGAATGTGTCAACCGTTGgttaattgataaaaattctTGTCCATATTGTAGaacattaattattaattccaATCATCCCAATGATTTAAGTAATTCCAATGATTTAAGTAATTCCAATGATTCTAATGATACAAGTAATTCAAATGATTCcaatgatttaaataattccaaTGATTCAAGTAATTCCAGTcatattactaatattactattgatcgtttatattatactattacACGACGGATTATACATcatagtattaataatactgATGATGATAGTACACAggatactaatagtactcAGGATAGTATAGATACTGATACTGATACTACAGAGGATACTACAGAGGATATAgatactactactactactactactactgaTACAGagaataatagtatattggaaatattaaagaatttatcaaaattagtattaaaaagtgattttaaattagaaCAATCAAGAATCTTTAACGCTTGTCaacaatatttaatatttctcaACAACAATagattaaataatatacaataa
- a CDS encoding uncharacterized protein (note;~Tap-24g11.q1c.C.cand.223 - score = 15.57), translated as MYEINKELEKNKLKKREHIIKEESLPGILNHPVQQGLHGDRDYELEPKDEQKTIITSAITPEDIEFYEELEQKQDKIWKRRIKQNQIFHKELFKIHNNSNSLTNLNNLTNLDLNLNKLNGNGLDGEELDVEDINENYKEFGNTYFSENKIKKILKVNIIPKNINKSIPNTTGTSTVTTNTTGIKEKKEECKSIIEGYSDDD; from the coding sequence atgtatgaaataaataaagaattggaaaaaaataaattgaagaaaagagaacatataataaaagaagAATCATTACCAGGTATATTAAATCATCCAGTACAACAAGGTTTACATGGTGATCGTGATTATGAATTAGAACCAAAAGATGAACAAAAAACTATTATTACATCTGCTATAACACCTGAAGATATTGAATTCTATGAAGAATTAGAACAAAAACAAGataaaatttggaaaagaAGAATTAAACAAAATCAAATCTTCCATAAAGaactttttaaaattcataACAATTCAAATAgtttaactaatttaaataatttaactaatttagatttaaatttaaataaattaaatggaAATGGGTTGGATGGAGAAGAATTGGATGTAGAAgatataaatgaaaattataaagaatttggaaatacatattttagtgaaaataaaattaaaaaaatattaaaagttAATATCATacctaaaaatattaataaatctatTCCTAACACTACTGGTACTAGTACTgttactactaatactactgGTATTAAGGAGAAGAAGGAGGAATGTAAGAGTATAATTGAAGGATATTCAGATGATGATTAA
- a CDS encoding ribosomal protein L18, putative (note;~Tap-24g11.q1c.cand.23 - score = 6.87), with product MKKLWIIIIYIGYVNSFINNKIINNINNKLFLTKRSQLYGYPKPRKLYKKGNWYNIFDEEIEKVELGKPCKKLTNDIIQGKRRLRFTLKKTKKQMYATIVDDITHDVLCFVSTNFKCYSHIFGTIPTKQCNTNLFSYGFTLRFGYERNKGGTIKAAYELGKLIGKQALSKGISKVYFDRNHYKYFHFQFIN from the exons atgaagaaattatggataataataatatatattggatatgtaaatagttttataaataataaaataataaataatatcaataataaattatttttaactaaaagAAGTCAATTATATGGTTATCCAAAACctagaaaattatataaaaaa ggaaattggtataatatatttgatgaaGAAATAGAAAAAGTAGAATTGGGTAAACcatgtaaaaaattaacaaatgaTATAATTCAAGGTAAAAGAAGATTAAGATTTACATTAAAAAAGACTAAAAAACAAATGTATGCAACTATTGTTGATGATATAACACATGATGTACTTTGTTTTGTTTCTACTAATTTCAAATGTTATTCACATATTTTTGGTACTATACCAACTAAACAATgtaatacaaatttattcagTTACGGTTttacgttacggt TTGGATATGAAAGAAATAAAGGTGGTACAATAAAAGCAGCATATGAATTAGGAAAATTAATTGGTAAACAAGCACTTTCTAAAGGAATTTCCAAAGTCTATTTTGATCGTAATCATTACAAGTATTTTCATTTccaattcattaattaa